The genomic segment ATCCACAATTTGTTTTAACTCTAATTGATAATTCACGATAAACCTCCATATAATATTGTAGTTGTAGTAAAATAATTGTAGACGAAAGATACTAAAATGTATATAATATGCCCATAGGGGTGCTAAGTGGCATAGATTTGGCACAGTAAAATACCTGATATGGCATGAAAGCAACATGAAAATTAGGGTGGATATAGGGTGGACAGTTTGGAAAACCTTAGAGTTTTAGCGGGTTCCAAGGATTTTTTCCGGGTCTGCAACACCTCTATCCCCGGTTCAAATCCGGGTGGCACCTCTTGAAAAACCTTAGAAGTATCTTCTAAGGTTTTTTTGTGTTAATGTATACTGACACTTGCGATAGTGACACAGGATTGATTCTGATAATTTCTGGAAGTCACAGAAATAACAGGCTACAGGAGAGGGAATTTCGGTGGCTCCTGAACTGTTAGATGTTCACCGATCAGCTTCTCCATCCAGACCATATTATACCAGTGGTTGAATTTGTAACCGCATTTATGGAACTCACCTACAAGACGATATCCCATATGAGTGTGAAATTCCACACTGTTTTTGTCAAGATGTTCATCTTCCTTTGGAGGATAGGCAATGCAGGCATTCATATTCAAGATACCCTGCTCACGTAAAGCGGTTTCAAGGGCATCATGAAGCATGCGGCCTATCCCTCTGTGTTTAAGAGACTGATCAACATAAATAGATGTTTCCACAGCCCAGTCATATGCAGGTCTTTCATGGAAAGGACCTGCATATGCATATCCAAGCAAAGTTCCTTTTTCCTCAGCTACAAGGTAAGGGTATTTTCTCAGAGTGTGTTGAATTCGGGAAGCAAATTCTTCTGTGGAGGGAACATCATATTCAAAGGTGATGGCTGTATTTTCTACATATGGTCTGTAAATTTTAAGCAGTGCCGGTGCATCTGCAGCAGAAGCGGTACGGATTATTATTTTATTGTCCATGATAATTTCCTTTCTGAAGTGTGTTTGAAAAATATATGCAACTATTCATCAAATTCTGCAGTCACTATAAAACCTCGCGGTGTATGTTCAATATTTGTTACGATTCCTTTTCTGGATCTGATGCGTTCTGCATTTGGATAACAGCCGGACATTGCCACAGCCGGTTCAATGATATAACTGTAATTCATAAAAGACTGATATTCGGAAATTTCTATTTCATCTCCCACATTTATTAATCCCTGACGTTCCATTTTAAATTTTTCCTGACGCATATAATTCCTTCTTTCTGTGTCAAGCGGATAAAATCATCCGCTTTGCTACGCAGCTTTACACCGAATAACTGCTCCGCAGGGGACTTACCTGATTCGGTTAAATAGAGTAACAGTTCAGTATATGATTGTTTTACCAAAGTGCTGTCATAAGTGAAGCTGCCATATAAGTATAACACAAAAAAAGTAAACAACAATGATTGTTATAAAAAAGTAAAATAAATGAAAAAAGTACTTGAATACGTAGGATTAAGCATATATAATTAATAGAAATTGTGCTGTTTACAGATAAATGTCAGAACTTTGCGACTGACAGGATTTTGGAAACTGCTTTTTATATTGATACGGAAAGGGGAAATTACATGAAAACGATCGTCGTTTGTGATGATGTTGAGATTGAAAGACTTCTTTTAAAAGAAATATTGTGTCAGTATTTTGAAGAAATAAATGAAGAGGTTTCAATTGTAGAATATGATTCAGGAGAGACGCTTATAGCCGACGTGGAAGAAGGATACATTGCTATGGATCTGCTTTTTCTGGATATTTGTATGAAGAAACTTAATGGAATGGAAACTGCAAGAAAATTGAGACAGATACAGTGTAAGGTGCCGATCATTTTTCTTACCGCCTCACCGGATTATGCCATAGAGAGTTATGAAGTACAGGCTTCCGGATATTTGTTGAAATCATTTTCAGAAGAGAAACTGATGAAACTTCTGAACAGGATTCTTAAAACGGATATGAAAAGGCGTGTTGCGATCAAAAACAGAAGACAGTACCGTTATCCATGTACAGATGATATCATGTATATTGACAGCGATAAACATAATGTCACCCTGCATCTGTCAGATGGTTCCGAAATTATAACAGTGGACAAGCTGGGAGAAATTGAGAAGAGAATTAACGAGAAACGTTTTCTGCGCTGCCATCAGAGTTATCTGGTGAATATGGATTATATTAAGGATGTAGAGGACGATTTTATTATGGAAGATGGAACACTTGTGCCTATACGTGTTCGTGGGCGGAAAGAAATACTGGATACGTACTATGATTATTTTGTAAATCATTTTGGAGACTCAAAGGACACTTTTGCAGAATAAATTGCTGAATTTGCACAAAATGAAAAGAGGGCATAAATGCTGATATAATACACATTAAGGTACAGCTGATATAAAAAACAGATAAACTGGGAACGGGGAATGAAAGACACAGTATTATTGTTTTAAATCAGTCGTTATACCTGACCTATTATTAAAAAGTGTGTGAAAAGTGTGTGTTATAAAATGTGTGTGAATGTGTGAAAAATCCCCACCGAAAGTCAATGTTTCCTCGGCATTGAAATTTCGGTGGGGATTTTTTGATATAATATTATCTGATATCAGATGTATCAGAAGAATCCTGTTCAGCAGTTGTCAGGGCAAGCTCCAGAGAAGTGTCTGTGAAGAAGGTATTAGCATTATACAGGTACAGAATTTCCTGAACATTCTCAACCTGCATTAACTGCTCCAGATCTCCAAAGTAATAACGGGGATCAATCATTATGATCTTTCGGTAATGCTGAGCAAGAAATGGGATGAAGCTGTTTGCGTATGAATCCTTAAGCACAAGCAGTGTATTATCTGTTTCAGTAGGAGTACTGATCTTTATCTGAGCGTGGTTTCCACCAAAGAATAATGCATATTTATCTCTTGTCTCAAGTTTCTCAGTATCATAGAAGCTGGCACTTTTTTTCTGTTCGTCTACATAATTAACTACAGAAGAGAGTGCCTGATCTCCGGTGGGGAGAAATACATCGATCTCATCTTTTTCGCCGGAGCGGAAACCGCTTTTGGCAGACAGTGTTCCCTGAAAAGAACGGGTGACAGGTGCTTTGTCATAAGTGTCTGCTGAAGTATCAATTCCCATATCTTTGGCTGCCTTAAGATAGGCATAATAAGCACCCTGGGTAGTCCAGTGATGATCAGTGTGATAATAGAGGTCTTCCATTTTGTGATCTTTAAAAGTGCTGCGAACATCAATAAAGGTCACACCTGCATCGGTCAGGGAGGCAGAGAGGCTGTCAAGCCAGGAATTCTGATCCTGGACAGGGGCAAAAGCAGGAAGCCTGTCGCTCAGGATATTCACAGAATTTGGGGCAATCAGTGCATATTGTTTCAGATCAGAATGTTTTTGCGCAAAGTCAGTCATTGCTTTTACAGTGGCGTCATACTGTGTCTGATCAGGCGCTTTAAATTCTTCCATAAGATATCCGGATTTTCCAACGTATACGCCATTAGATTCTACTTTGCCCATCAGACGGTCAGTTCCGGCTTTCAGGGTAATCCACAGATCTCGAAGTGGAAACTGATCATTTTCATAGGTTTCAAATTGTTTTTCAAATCCGCCGGAAGCAATCTGACTGCCGTTTAAATGAGGCAGGGAAGAAAGTACGCGGTTTTCTTTTTCAGAAAACCCTCTGTCAGGAAGCACAATGCTCAGAATGAGTACGATCAAGGGGATAAATAAAAATAAAAGTCCCATTCTGTGGAAAAATAAACGATAATTTCTTAATGATTTTTTCATATTGTTTACCTTCTAAAATTTTGCATATAAAAATGGTGTGTAAGAGTTATAAACCATATAAGCAATCGATAATGCAAATAAAATAAGATTTATGATCACTGCAGCAACAGGTCTGCGTCTGACCAGACGCTTAAAGTACTGGTAAAGAGCAGGACGGCACATAAGAATACTGATCAGAAGAAGGATAAATCCTGTCTTGAGGTAGTAAAGTGCAGTTTTGTCTATGAAACCGGAAGCTCCGATCCCAAACATAGTTCCAAGGTAATGGCCAAGGGCACCAAAGTCTGTCTGGCTGAAGAATACCCATCCGATCATGACTACAAGCATAGTGTATACAGTGCAAAGCCAGGATGGTATTTTTTTCAGATATTTCTGAAGTACAAATTTTTCGAGTAAAAGGAAGAGTCCGTAATAAACACCCCATAGTACGAAATTCCAGCTTGCACCATGCCACAGACCGGTAAGTGCCCATACCACAAGGATATTTCGGATATGTTTCAGAGTGGAGACCCGATTACCGCCAAGCGGGATATAAATATAATCTCTGAACCAGATTCCAAGAGAAATATGCCAGCGTCTCCAGAATTCAGAAACACTGGTGGAA from the Blautia wexlerae DSM 19850 genome contains:
- a CDS encoding DHHW family protein → MKKSLRNYRLFFHRMGLLFLFIPLIVLILSIVLPDRGFSEKENRVLSSLPHLNGSQIASGGFEKQFETYENDQFPLRDLWITLKAGTDRLMGKVESNGVYVGKSGYLMEEFKAPDQTQYDATVKAMTDFAQKHSDLKQYALIAPNSVNILSDRLPAFAPVQDQNSWLDSLSASLTDAGVTFIDVRSTFKDHKMEDLYYHTDHHWTTQGAYYAYLKAAKDMGIDTSADTYDKAPVTRSFQGTLSAKSGFRSGEKDEIDVFLPTGDQALSSVVNYVDEQKKSASFYDTEKLETRDKYALFFGGNHAQIKISTPTETDNTLLVLKDSYANSFIPFLAQHYRKIIMIDPRYYFGDLEQLMQVENVQEILYLYNANTFFTDTSLELALTTAEQDSSDTSDIR
- a CDS encoding LytR/AlgR family response regulator transcription factor; this encodes MKTIVVCDDVEIERLLLKEILCQYFEEINEEVSIVEYDSGETLIADVEEGYIAMDLLFLDICMKKLNGMETARKLRQIQCKVPIIFLTASPDYAIESYEVQASGYLLKSFSEEKLMKLLNRILKTDMKRRVAIKNRRQYRYPCTDDIMYIDSDKHNVTLHLSDGSEIITVDKLGEIEKRINEKRFLRCHQSYLVNMDYIKDVEDDFIMEDGTLVPIRVRGRKEILDTYYDYFVNHFGDSKDTFAE
- a CDS encoding GNAT family N-acetyltransferase, which produces MDNKIIIRTASAADAPALLKIYRPYVENTAITFEYDVPSTEEFASRIQHTLRKYPYLVAEEKGTLLGYAYAGPFHERPAYDWAVETSIYVDQSLKHRGIGRMLHDALETALREQGILNMNACIAYPPKEDEHLDKNSVEFHTHMGYRLVGEFHKCGYKFNHWYNMVWMEKLIGEHLTVQEPPKFPLL